The following proteins come from a genomic window of Gimesia chilikensis:
- a CDS encoding sigma-70 family RNA polymerase sigma factor, with amino-acid sequence MPQSQFEELIQRTRAGDRGAENELLEKCRAYISLVARAQIEGWMRTKFDASDLVQQTLLEAHQGLSRFEGETEAEWLGWLRGILNHNTLDFARRYQGAAKRDVKREFSIDRAGQQPEASGQMKWELPDQADTPSRILLNREQEIQVADAVSQLPPDYQEVIMLRNLQRLPFKEVAERMQRSPGAVQMLWLRALNQLQELLEQV; translated from the coding sequence ATGCCTCAGTCACAATTTGAAGAGCTGATTCAGCGTACGCGTGCCGGCGATCGCGGTGCCGAAAATGAACTGCTGGAAAAATGCCGCGCTTATATCTCGCTGGTCGCCCGGGCTCAGATTGAAGGCTGGATGCGTACCAAGTTCGATGCCTCCGACCTGGTGCAGCAGACGCTGCTCGAAGCGCACCAGGGGCTTTCCCGTTTCGAGGGAGAGACCGAGGCGGAATGGCTGGGCTGGCTGCGGGGTATTTTAAATCATAACACGCTGGACTTCGCCCGGCGTTACCAGGGAGCCGCCAAGCGTGATGTGAAACGTGAGTTTTCCATTGATCGCGCTGGTCAGCAACCAGAAGCCTCTGGTCAGATGAAGTGGGAGTTGCCGGACCAGGCGGATACGCCGAGCCGGATCCTGTTGAACCGGGAACAGGAGATTCAGGTTGCTGACGCGGTCAGTCAGCTCCCCCCTGACTACCAGGAAGTGATTATGCTTCGCAATCTGCAGCGGCTGCCGTTCAAAGAGGTTGCCGAGCGGATGCAGAGGAGTCCCGGTGCCGTACAGATGC
- a CDS encoding rhomboid family intramembrane serine protease yields MGIESRDYLRHESEGNYRSFNMSSGGWAIKYLIIANVVVFLLEVATSEGRGSSPVINFLALDRGSLFPGFQIWRLLTYGFCHSTQTLGHIFFNMFILWMFGRMVEPVVGSREFLVFYLVSIVISGLCHVAISPNPVIGASGGVMAVVFLTAMYYPKMTVLLFFILPIELRWLAVLYAVVDLFGFVNPRSDGVAHFAHLGGAAFGVAYKYYGWNLSSGLLRKWDRFQSNRSVRKSKLKVYSEPDTRLSKASLDERVDAILEKISREGEASLTDQERELLKEASSKYKKR; encoded by the coding sequence ATGGGGATCGAGAGTCGGGATTACCTGCGACACGAGAGTGAGGGAAATTACCGCTCTTTCAACATGTCATCCGGTGGCTGGGCGATCAAGTACCTGATCATTGCGAATGTGGTTGTCTTCCTGCTGGAAGTGGCGACTTCGGAAGGTCGGGGTTCTTCTCCCGTGATTAACTTCCTGGCACTGGACCGAGGCAGCCTGTTCCCTGGTTTCCAGATCTGGCGGCTGTTGACTTATGGATTCTGCCATTCCACGCAGACCCTGGGCCATATCTTTTTCAACATGTTCATCCTCTGGATGTTTGGACGCATGGTGGAACCGGTGGTCGGCTCGCGTGAGTTTCTGGTCTTCTATCTGGTCAGCATCGTGATCAGCGGATTGTGTCATGTCGCCATCAGTCCCAACCCTGTGATTGGTGCTTCGGGGGGTGTGATGGCGGTGGTCTTTCTGACGGCCATGTACTACCCCAAGATGACCGTGCTGCTGTTTTTCATCCTGCCGATCGAGCTTCGCTGGCTGGCGGTGCTGTATGCGGTCGTCGATCTGTTTGGCTTTGTGAATCCCCGCAGTGATGGCGTTGCCCACTTTGCTCACCTGGGAGGCGCTGCCTTTGGGGTGGCCTACAAATATTACGGCTGGAATCTGTCGAGTGGCCTGCTGCGGAAGTGGGATCGCTTCCAGTCCAACCGGTCGGTCCGTAAAAGCAAACTCAAAGTCTATTCCGAGCCCGATACCCGTTTGAGCAAAGCGAGCCTGGATGAGCGGGTAGACGCCATTCTGGAAAAAATCAGCCGCGAAGGTGAAGCCAGTCTGACGGATCAGGAGCGGGAACTGCTCAAAGAGGCCAGCAGCAAGTACAAAAAGCGTTGA
- a CDS encoding YkgJ family cysteine cluster protein: MSTVTVKRSDLKSGEVLCSYCTARCCRYFALPIETPTTWEDYDHMRWYIMHGHSAIFVDEDVWFLMVYGDCKYILPDYRCGNYEDRPQICRTYTTDDCEYDNDGTYDRLFETPEQIWEYAHAVLPPKKKKRKGKSKIKTENLPVVHV; this comes from the coding sequence ATGTCCACTGTCACAGTAAAACGATCCGATCTGAAAAGCGGGGAAGTATTATGCAGTTACTGCACGGCACGCTGCTGTCGCTATTTTGCACTACCCATCGAAACGCCGACCACCTGGGAAGATTACGATCACATGCGGTGGTACATCATGCACGGGCACAGTGCCATTTTCGTCGATGAGGATGTCTGGTTCCTGATGGTCTATGGAGACTGCAAATACATTCTCCCGGATTACCGTTGTGGGAACTATGAAGACCGTCCCCAGATCTGTCGGACTTACACCACCGACGACTGCGAATACGACAACGACGGCACCTACGACCGCCTGTTTGAGACTCCGGAACAGATCTGGGAATACGCCCACGCCGTTCTGCCTCCGAAGAAAAAGAAACGCAAAGGGAAGTCCAAAATCAAAACCGAGAACCTTCCCGTCGTGCATGTGTAG